The following nucleotide sequence is from Myxococcus guangdongensis.
GCCCATCGTCGCAAGACGCTGCTCAACTCCCTCAAGTCCGACAAGACGCTGGCCACGCCCGACGCGCTCCTCGCCGCGCTGCAGACGGCGGGCATTGATCCGCAGCGCCGCGCGGAGACGCTCGCGCCGGAGGAGTTCGCCGCCCTCGAGCGCGCGCTGGGTCCGGTGGCTCCGGGTGGCTCGCCGCCGCCGGTGGACCTCTCGGACGAAGGCGCGGACGAGTAGGGCAGGGGCCCGCCGAGGGCCCTACCGGCCTCGCAACCCGAGGAGCTGACCCAGGCCGCCCTGCTGCTCGAGGAACGCCCGGAACTCGTCCTCGGGGATGCGCATGCGCGTCAGCACGTCGCGGAGGATGTCCTCCACGGAGCCATCCTTGCGGCGCTTGAGCTCCAGCGCCGTCTTCAGCAGCACGACGCCATAGAGCGGATCCGCCTCCATGGGAGGTGGAGTCTCGGCCTTGGGCGTGGCGCTCGGGCGAGCCTCCTCGAGTCGCACCACTGTCTTCGCCCGCTGCCTCCCACTCATGACCGAAGGGCACCCCGCGCACACGCCATGGAATCGCGCGGCAACCTAGGGGGAGGCCACCCGTAGCGTCAAGCGAGCCCTGGGATTCCCGCCGCCGCCCCAGGCATGGAAAAATCGCCGGACCCCGGTGCCCAGGTTGTGTTATCCGCGCCCCCACGCGTGGCCCCGCGGACTGTTCTCCCCGGTGGAGAATCACTGGGGTCTCATCGCGCGTTTTCCGGGTCGGGAGGCCTCGGCGGATGGACTACCGGTACATCGTGGTCGAGGGGCCCATTGGCGTCGGCAAGACGAGCCTCTCCAACATCCTCTCCGAACGGCTGAGCGCGCGGCGCGTGCTCGAAGTCGTGGAGGAGAACCCCTTCCTGTCCAGCTTCTACACGGACCGGCAGAAGTTCGGCTTCCAGACGCAGATCTTCTTCCTCCTGTCGCGCTTCCGGCAGCAGCAGGAGCTCTTCCAGCAGGACCTGTTCCGCTCCGTCACGGTCAGCGACTACCTGTTCGCCAAGGACCGCATCTTCGCCCACCTCAACCTGGACGCCCACGAGCTCGCCCTCTACGAGCGCGTCTTCGAGGCGCTCGGGCCTCGCGTCACCAAGCCCGACGTCGTCGTCTACCTCCAGGCCCGCCTCGACGTGCTGCTGCAACGCATCAAGAAGCGCGGCCGCGAGTTCGAGCGCAAGTTCGACTCCGGGTACCTGGAGGGCCTCGTCCACGCGTACAACAACTTCTTCTTCCACTACACGGAGACGCCGCTCCTCGTGGTGGACACCTCGGACATTGATTTCGTGAATAACGAGGCGGACCGGGAAGACCTGTTGGCGGCCATCCGCAAGGCGAAGCCGGGGACGCAGCACTACGTGCCCAAGGCGTCGCGGCGTCCCTGAAATCGGCCTCCCGGCGGGTCGCCCGCTTGTTGAGGCCCCACGGCCGGGGCGAGGGCGTTAGAGTGCGGGCGTCGGCTTCGAAGCCTCCGGCGATCCCTGACGGGACGG
It contains:
- a CDS encoding deoxynucleoside kinase, which produces MDYRYIVVEGPIGVGKTSLSNILSERLSARRVLEVVEENPFLSSFYTDRQKFGFQTQIFFLLSRFRQQQELFQQDLFRSVTVSDYLFAKDRIFAHLNLDAHELALYERVFEALGPRVTKPDVVVYLQARLDVLLQRIKKRGREFERKFDSGYLEGLVHAYNNFFFHYTETPLLVVDTSDIDFVNNEADREDLLAAIRKAKPGTQHYVPKASRRP